Part of the Vallitalea okinawensis genome, CTCCTTCATAGAAAACTACAAATTGCCCCTCAGTTATAGCCTTCTGGGACTTATGAAAGATAACTTTTACTTGGTTACCTTCTAAAGGCTCAACTCTAACATCTTGATCCAATTGACGGTATCTAAATTTAGCAGTACACTTTAGTGGTTTTTCAATGTTCTTACCACTGATCCAATTCACATCTGTAGCTATCAAACCCTTAGAAAAAAGTTTTGGATGATTAGATCCTTGTACGACATAGAGGGTATTATTTTCTAGATCCTTTTCACTAACAAACCATGGTTCTCCAGATCCAATACCACCAATACCTAAGCCTTTTCTTTGACCAATGGTATAGTGCATTAACCCATAGTGTTCACCTAATATTTCACCTTCGTAAGTTTTTATGTCACCATTTTGAGCTGGTAAATATTTTTTTAGGAACTCATTAAAGTTTCTTTCACCAATAAAACATATACCTGTGCTATCTTTCTTCTTTGCTGTATGAAGTTTATGACTAATAGCTATTTCTCTAACTTCAGCCTTTGTTAAATGCCCTATAGGGAACATCGCCTTAGCAAGTTGTTTTTGATTAAGGGCGCATAAGAAATAGGTTTGATCTTTATTGTTATCTTCACCTCTTAACAATTTAAATTCGCCATTTTCTTCTCCAACACGTGCATAATGCCCCATTGCGATATAATCAGCTTTTAATTTTAATGCGAAATCTAGAAAAGCTTTAAACTTTACTTCTTTATTACATAATACATCTGGATTAGGTGTACGACCTTTTTTGTACTCATCTAAAAAATAGGTAAAAACCCGATCCCAGTATTCTTTTTCAAAATTAACCGTATAATATGGAATACCTATTTGGTCGCAAACTTTTCGAACATCATCATAATCTTCAGTAGCAGTACATACACCATTCTCATCTTTTTCATCCCAATTTTTCATGAAAACACCAATCACATTATATCCCTGCTCTTTTAATAATAATGCAGCGACAGATGAATCCACGCCACCAGACATCCCCATAATAATTTTTGTATCCTTTGGTTGCTTTTTCAATTGATTTGCCTCCTTTCTCTTAAACTCATAACATCTTATCACATTTGATTTTCATTTTCAATATCCAAAGGTGCAAAAGCCTGTTGGTAATATTATGACTACCTACAGGCTTTTCATTCATCTAAATCTTACTGACAGGAACTTGTATTTCAGTAAGCCACTCATTTTGATCTTCTTTATTCCAAACGCCATCAATATAGGATTCTCTTGGCATACCTATAGCTTTATAACCGTTATCTTCAATCCACTTGAAAATAAACCCATATGCAAGGTTAAAAGTCGTATAGGGACCTTTATGAAGTGTACATACTGCTGTTGGCACTCTATCCATCTTTTTAAATTTCACGTCCTCTGAATCTTGAGCATAGTCAGTTACAGCTTCACAAATTTCAATATCAATATCCTTATCCTTATATTCTCCATCATGATAGATCGTAAAGCAGTATTCAGGAACAGCACATGTTACCTTTTGCTCATGCATGTACTCACCCATCTCAGGATAGATCGTAAAATAGGCTCCATGGTCAGGAACAACTCTCCTCATGGATGCCACAATAACCTCAGGTAGTTCTTTTATAATAGCATTATAAGGCATATCCAACTCACCTTTCATTCCCTTTATATAATTTTGAATCTGCAATAATTTAGTTTTTTCAAGATCTATATTCGTTTGAATTTCCTGTTCTTTTAGTTTGAGGTACATATTAATACTTATAGGGTTATCAATAACTTCCTTTATTTCACAAAGAGAAAGCCCCATCTGTTTTAATGTTCTGATTTTATAGAGCCGTGGTAATTGATTAGAAGAGTAATATCTATATCCTGTAAAATCATCTACGTACTCCGGTTTAAGTAGCCCAATTTCATCATAGTGCCTCAATGTTTTTGTTGTAATTTTATTAATGCTTGAAAATACCCCAATGGAAAACATTCTATCACCAACTTTTCCTCATATAATTGTGACATGACATAATGTGCTTGCAAGAACAAAGTCTAACCACAGTGTAAAAACGATACGGTTATAATCAGTATAAACTTTTACCTTAGGGTCATGTCAATATTTTTTTGAGTAATTATACGAATCATCTATTCCCATTTGAAATATTTTAGAGAAATGACTGTTCCAACTAGAGCTATTAAGACTAATATGACCATCTCTGTTGAAAAGGCTTTAATGGATTGATTAAGGGAGACACCTTTTAATAACTTTATGCCGTGAGTTAATGGAAAAATATGAGCTGCAAGCTGTAAACTCTTTGGCATGATCTCAAATGGAATGGTTGCACCTGATAAAAATAACATAGGAAAATAAAACAAGGTGCATAGAAAGTTAGCGATTTTAATATTGGGAGCAACACTTGCGATTAACATGCCTAGAGCATAAATGGATAATGTAACTAAAAAGTATGCCAATATGAAATGGCTTAATGTACCTGTCATCGTATATCCGAAAATAGTACTGCTAACAAGAAAAACAGATATTCCAGATACAATCGCTGTCAAAAAGTTAACAGCTACTTGAGCTATGAGAAGTTGTGCAGGACTAATTGGAGTTACTTTAAATCTTTTGAGGATTTTGTTATGTCTATAATCCGATAGACTAAGGGGTATCCCCATTAAACCAGTTGCACATATGCCAACGGCTACAAATGCACCAAAAGATTGTTGCATCATGGTATAAGATGCTCCTTCATAAGCTACCTGATCACCGTATATGGCACCCATTAATAATACAATTCCTACGGGAAATATTATCCCAAAAAATATAGCAGAAAATTCTCGGATAGCTAGTTTAAGCTCTATATAAAAGAGTATGCTCAGTGATTTCATCTTTACATAACCTCCATCTCTGTATAGTATAAATAGGCATCTTCTAAGGTTTCTTTCTCACTTTTCAATAGAATATTTTGAGGCGTGTCAAAGGCTACAACAGAACCTTTTTTTAAGATACAAATTCGATCACACAAATACTCTACTTCATCCATATAGTGAGATGTTAGAAAAATTGTGACCCCCTCATCTCGGAGCAACTCAATGTATTTCCACATATCACGACGGGCTTTGGGATCAAGCCCTGTGGTTAATTCATCAAGAAAAACTATTTGTGGTTGATGTAAAAATGCTAGTAATACTGATAACTTTTGTCTTTCACCACCTGATAATTGAGATACTAAACTCTTATGCTTATGATCCAATGAAAAGTCTCTAAGAAGTTTTTTCCAATCTAAAGTCTTCTTGTATAATGATTCTGTTATTTTGCATATCTCATCCACTCTAATTTTGCTTTGATAAGATGATTCTTGAAATTGGACACCCACGTTTTCAAATAATTTTTTACGCTGTTGTCGGGGATTCAGTCCAAGTAACGAGATACACCCTCCATCTACGTTTTTAGTGCCTAAAATGCATTCAATGGTTGTGGATTTACCTGCACCGTTATGACCCAACAAACCGAATATTTCACCTTGATGAACTTGTAAACTCAGGTTATTAACAGCTGTGATATCTTTATACGTCTTGCTTAACCCTTCAACTTTAAGAACAATCTCCGCCTCATTGACATACTCATTCATGCTTACTGCCTCCTTTATCCCTTAATTTGACGATAACATGGTGAGTATAAACCTTTCCCTTAGGTTAAAGTCAATAGGTTCAATAAAAAAACCTGATGGAATTTTTATTATCCATCAGGTTAAAGATTTGGTTATCTTAATAATTTTCTCAGAACTGCTATACAATCCTCTTTACTCATGATCTTTGGAACAGGATATGTAGGATTACCTTCTTTCAAAGCTCTTTCAGCAATTATATCTATATCATCAGCCTTTAAATCTTTGATCTTCGTAGGGATTTGCATTTCTTTATTCATAACCTTCACTTGATCAATGAACTTTGTGGCTAATGCTTGATGAGACTCTCCTTGTTTACCTATACCTCCAACAATTGCTAGCTTAGCTAACTTTTCTTCTATGGTTTCCCCGTAGTATTCCAGTACATAAGGTAAAACAACAGCATTTGCTAAGCCGTGAGGCACACCGTACATACCTCCTAAATTATGGGCTATTGCGTGGACATAACCTACAGATGCTCTTGTAAAAGCTAATCCACCGTGATAAGCTGCCAGAGCCATTTGCTCTCTAGCTTCTATATCTTCACCATTAACATAAGCTCTTTCGAGATAATTGTATATGATTTGAGTAGCTTTTTCTGCATGCTCATCTGTAAATTCAGTTCCATGTATACCGATATAAGCTTCTACTGCATGGGTGAGTGCATCCATTCCTGTAGCAGCTGTAATATGTGATGGGAGACCTAGGGTTAATTCTGGGTCTAATACGGCTACTTTAGGTACCAGCTTCAAATCACCAACGATTAATTTTTCATGAGTGAGAGTATCTGTTGCTAAGGCAGCCACAGTAGTTTCTGATCCTGTTCCTGATGTTGTAGGCACTGCAAATAAAGGCGCAAGAGGGATTTTAACTTTAAAATAACCACTCATATCTCGAATAGTTTTATTAGGGTTTGCTACACGAGCTGCCGCTAATTTGCAACAATCCATTGGTGATCCCCCACCAAAACCAATGAAGCCTTCACAATGATTACTTTCAAACATCTCTTTTGCACACTCAACATTTTCAATAGTTGGATTTGGAAGTACCCCGTCATAGATTATGAAGTCTATTTCTGCCTCTTTCAATCCTTCAATTAGTTCGTCTAAAAGTCCTAAACTCACTAAAACTTTATCTGTCACAATAAGAAGTTTATGAACGCCATATTCTTTAACTAATTCAGGTAAGTTTTTTAGACACCCAGCCCCAGTTAATAATTCTGGAATAGGGAATTCCTGTTTTGCAATGATTCTTTTTGCAATCTTGTGATACCCTCTGTACATTGCCTTTTTCAATGTCCAAGTCATCTAACTCCTCCTTCAGAAAACATTTTATTCACTTTTACGCACCTTTTATATGAGTTAAGAGTTTATGGGATCTAAGTTATTTGATGAAGTGATCATATTGGAAATCTTTTAGACATACTGAGTAGAATTTTTCATGAAAGTTTTAAGATATGCTGTGGTTTGCATCTACTTCTATTTTATAACTTTTTCAATACATGGTCAATAATGAATATCAGTCATTTTGTAACAGTTATATGTTATTATTGACTTATTGAACAAAGTTCAATATAATAGATATGAACTTTGTTCAATATACAAATATAAGCTGTATTTTAAACATGTCTGTACATAATTGCCGCAATACTACTTAAAAATAAGCAAAGATGAAGGAGAATTGTAATGAATGAAGATAAAAATAAGATTCTAGGTGAAGGTAACGTATCAACATCTATTTTAAAATTAGCGATACCAACGATAATAGGTTTATTGATTACGGCAATCTATAATTTTGTTGATACCATCTTTGTGAGTTGGGCTGGTACCGATGCACTCTCTGCTGCTACAGTTGGGTTTCCCATTATCATGTTACTAGGTGGTCTTGGTTCCATATATGGATTAGGTGGAAGTACTTATGTATCCCGTCTACTAGGGCAAGGAGATGTAAAAAGAGCTAGCCGAGCCGTATCCACATCCATCATTACTTCCATAATCACTGCAGTAGGAGTTACCCTATTAGGTTTATTATTGCTCAACCCATTGGTAAGGTTATTTGGAGCTACTAATGACAGTGTATTACTATTATCTCGTCAATATGTCGGTATATTAATCATGGGTAGTGTTTTTACAATGATTAATATTACAATGAATAACTTATTAAGAGCTGAAGGAAGTGCCACTTTTAGCATGGTTGGATTAAGTGTTGGTGCCATTCTTAATATTATTTTAGATCCTCTTTTTATATTTGTTTTTAATCTAGGCGTAGCTGGTGCAGCAATAGCAACTGTATTATCTCAAATTGTTTCAACAGCTATTTTAATTTCCTTTTACATAAGAAAAAAGTCATCTTTAAAATTATCGTTCAAATATTTCTCGCCTGATAAGGTGATGTATGCAGAGATTTATAAAATTGGTATTGTTAGCTTTTTAGTTCAGATGCTTACCAGTGTAGCCATGGGATTATTAAATAATCAAGCAGCTCTTTATGGGAATTCAGAAGCCTTGGCAGCTATGGGTATTGTTTCAAGAGTGTTTATGATGGGCTTCTACATTATGTTTGGATATTCACAAGGCTTTTTACCTATTGCGGGCTACTCTTACGGTGCTAAAAACTATGACCGCCTTTTAGATGCCATTAAAGCTGCTTCCTTGTGGATTACAGGCTTTTGCCTTTTTCTAACTATCATATTTCAGTTCTTTACAGAACCTATTGTCTTATTATTTAAAGCTTCTGAATCTGTAACGAAGATTGCTGTAACCGGCTTACATTACTACGCCATCTTCTTACCTGTTTTAGGCATTTTTATGGTAGCAACTGCTTTGTATCAAGCCCTTGGTCATGCTGGAAAAGCTGCGATAGTTTCTATTTCCAGACAAGGATTATTTCTTATACCCCTTCTGTTTATACTGCCTCAGTATTTGGGTTTAACAGGTGTATTAATAGCTCAGCCTGTAGCAGATGGTTTAAGCATTATGATAGCTTTAGTATTATTTTATTTCAGCATTAAAGAAATCAAGAATGAAAAATTAAATAATATCCATTTAGAAGATGACATTTTAGATGCCGAATCAGCTGTTCATGAACAGTAAAACCTTAATCAAATCCCCCACTCAATCATCAATGATGATGTAGTAGGGGATTATTTTATGCTAAAAATCTATTTTGAGTTGTATAGAGATTGTAGTAATGACCTTTACGCTTAATAAGCTCTTCATGATTGCCTTCCTCTTCAATTCTTCCATGATTGATAACCATGATTTTATCAGCATTACGGATGGTAGATAGTCGATGAGCTATGACAAAAGATGTTCTTCCTTTTAATAATTTTTCCAGTCCCTCCTGAACAGCTTTTTCTGTTTGAGTATCTATACTTGATGTTGCTTCGTCTAAAATCAATATTCTTGGGTCAGCAAGCAAAGCTCGTGCAAAAGAAATCAATTGTCTTTGCCCAACAGAAAGTCGACTTCCTCGTTCATTAACTTGTGTTTCGTATCCCTCTTCCATCTCCATAATGAAATCATGAGCTTTAACAGCTTTTGAAGCGGTTATAACTTCTTCATCACTAGCTTCCAACTTACCGTAACGGATATTATCCATAATAGTTCCAGAAAAAATAAATGAATCCTGAAGCATGATACCCATCTGTTTTCTTAAGGACTGTAATGTAACTTGAGATATATCATGCCCATCAATAACGATAGACCCATCATTTACATTATAAAATCGACTGATTAGATTGATTACTGTGGTTTTACCTGCTCCTGTTGGACCGACTAGGGCAACGGTTTCTCCTTGTTTGATATGGAAACTTACACCATCTAATATCTTTTGCCCCTCTTCATAGCCAAACGTGACATGCTGAAAGGTGACTTCTCCATTTAAACTAGGCATCTCATAGGCATTGTCAGCATCTTTCACATCAGGTTCTTCATCTAATGTTTCAAATATACGTTCTAAATAGGCCATGGCTGATATAAGCTGGTTATAAAAATTGCTAATATTAATGATGGGTCCCCAGAATCGCCCCACATAGCCAATGAAAGCTACTAAGACCCCTGCAGTTATACCTTCACCAATCATCAAAATACCAATACCAATTACAAGACATCTAGCAATCATTGCACTATTATCTACTATAGGCCAAATCAAAAAGGCTATTTTGCGATTATTCATCCAACTATTTTTATAGTTGGTCATCAGTTCTCGGAAGATTCCTAAATTAACTTCTTCTCTAGCAAATGACTGAGTTACCTTCATGCCACTAATACTCTCATGAATATAAGCATTCATATTGGACTGTTTATTACTTAAGGTTTGCCATGATTTTCTCTGAGCATTTTTAAGCCATAATATTAATCCACTCATCACCGGAAGAACCAATAAACAGATTAGGGTTAATTGAACATTCATAGCAAACATAAACCCAATTATGAGTACTAAGCTAAATAAATCAGTGATGACATTGATTAAACCATTGGATAAGAGGTCGCTTAATGCATTCACATAATTAACAACTCTTACAAGTATTTTTCCATGAGGTCGACTATCGTAATATGTAAATGGAAGTTTCTGAAGATGTATAAATTGATCTTTTCGTATTGTTGCTATAATTTCCTGACCCATTCGACTCATAATCTTTATTCTCAAGTGTAAGCAGATGCCACTAACTAGAATAGCGAGAATAAAAAATGCCACCATTATAAAAAGTTGCTTTAAGTTCCCCTTAGGAATGATATCATCAATAGTCACTTTCATTAGTAAAGGCACAAGGATGTTGGATAAACTAGCTATTAACATAATACCTACAGTAATCAGTAGTGTTTTCTTATAGGGAGTTAAGTAGCCTCCTATGCGTTTAAGATGCTGAAAGTTGAATTGAGATTCTAATTTTTCGTCCACATTGAATGTATTTCTCGCCATCTTAGCCAACCTCCTTAACGAGTTCATGATCAAAGTCGCCTAATTGATTAATAAACACATGGTAATAATGTCCCTTATTTTGAATTAACTCTTTATGGGTACCCTTTTCCACTACCTTCCCCCTATCCATGACTAATATTAAATCCGCATCTTTAACAGAAGATATCCTATGAGCTATGATAAAGGTTGTTTTCTTCTTGCTGATTTCCCTTAGGTTCGTGTATATTTTAAATTCTGTCTCCATATCCACCGCTGATGTCGTATCATCTAATATTAGTATTGAGGGATTTCTCAGCAATGCTCGTGCTAAAGCAATTCTTTGTTTTTGTCCACCTGATAAACCAACTCCGCGCTCACCTACTATGGTGTCATAACGCTGCGGAAACTTACTAATAAATTCTTCAACACCAGCCAATCCAGCAGCCCACTGAACATCTTTCATGGATGCTTCTGGATTACCAAAGGCAATATTCCCCTCTATGGTATCTGAAAAAAGGAAAATATCTTGCATAGCTACCGCAATATTACTCCTTAGTTCTTTAACATTAATATCTCTAACGTTCCTTCCATCAATCAACACCATGCCATCATCACAATCATAGAATCGACAAATCAGATTAACTAATGTAGACTTGCCAGACCCTGTGGGTCCTAGTATGGCCACTGTCTGCCCAACATGTGCTGTAAAATTAATATCTTTAAGTATGAGGTCATCATCATACTTAAAGGATACATGATTAAAAGTGACAGTGCCTTTAAGATTTTTTTCAGATTCCTCTTGTTTATTTTGGATCTTTGGAACTGTTTTAATGATGTTTGATAATTTATGATAAGAAGCAATAAATCGTTGCGTATCATTAATTAGCCAGCCACACATTCGTAATGGTCCGTTAATCGCCCATAAATAGCCGTTAATAATAACTAAATCACCGATACTCATTTGTTGATTGATACACATAATGCCACCTGCTAATAGCATGACAACAGTCATCATCACAGCTAATGAATCTAGAATCGGTACATATTTTCCCCACACCGCTGCTGATTCTAGATTTCTATCTCTAAAAGCCCTGTTTTCTCTTTCAAATTTTTCTATTTCATAGCTTTCTTTAGCAAAAGCCTTAACAACTTTATTTCCACTAATATTTTCTTGTACAACAGAGTTTAATTTTGAAAATTGATTTCTTATGGCAATAAAAGTAGGTCTAACACTCCTTGAAAGCTTAACTGCAAAAAAAGCTATAACAGGTGTTAAACATAACATGATCACAGTGATCTTAAAATTAACATGCATCATCATCATGATAGCAAATATGAAACTAAGCAGGTTGAGAAAAATTTGATAAACAACCCAAGCCACAAAATGCCTAATGGCTTCAATATCACTGGTCATTCGTGACATGATATCTCCAGTTTTATTGTTATTAAAAAATTCAAAGTCTAACTTTTGTATTTTCCTATATAAGTCCTCCCTAATATTAAAAACAACTTTTTGTGATATACTTTCAAAATTCATAAGAAACACATACCTTAGAACAGCTACTACTAAAGTTACACCTATCATAACAGTAATAATCACTGGCAATATATCTCTATGGCCATCGTAAATGACGTGGTCAATAACAACACCTATTAAATAGGGGTTGATCATGGTTAGTACAGCTACTATTACTGTTAAGGACAAAGCAAGAAGCAACTGCCATTTATAATGTTTGACAAATGACCATAGGTATCTTAAAGCCTCTTTCATATCAATCACCTCAAGTTTTTCATCTACATCCATATGCAAAAAGCTTAACTCATGGAATAAGATTTATTATGATTTCTATTCTATTATGCTCTTTTAGCTACAAAAGAAAATGGATTTTTCTATTTGATTAATGGACTTTTCTAAACTAAAGTCCGACTTGCGATGCATTCTAAAGCATTATCAAGTTTAATTATGAATATAAGCATTAAAAGGACCCAATGGGATGTCATTACAAATAATAGATATGTTTAGGCGATTTTACATGTTGCAATTATAAATGGTTGCTTATAGAATAGAAAAGAATTTATATGAGGGGGATTATATTATATGTATAGCTTAGGTATTATACCTAATGATTTTAACCCACAAATTATGTTTTCATTTAAATGTAAATTAAATCATTCAAGCAAACTTGCTCAAGTACATCAACATGAATTTTTAACCATCAACTATATCACATCAGGCACATGTGACTATATTATTAATGATAAAAGTTATTTGGCGAAAAAAGGTGATATCATTATCCTTAATCCCTTTACAAGTCATTATAAAGAAATAACTTCAACTGAAGATGTTAGCATATTCCACTTTGGACTCAATGATATTGAAATAAAAGGTGTAGAAAAGAATAGGTTACAGACTAGTTGCCCTGTTCTATCCATAAAAAAGTACAAACAAGAACTTTATAATTGCTACCATGAGATCATGACTGTTCAAGAAAAAAAAGATATAGGGTGGGAATTATTGAATAAAGCTTTAATCTTAAAATTTTTAATTATAATTTTAAAAGAGCTTTCACCTATTAATTCAGAAAAGATCGAACACTATTTTAATTTCGAGACATATGATAAGCATACTGTTGTGGAGACCATTATCACATACATTAATGAGAACTACATGAAAAAAGTCTCTATAGAACAATTTTCTCAGAGTACATATTTAAGTTCAAATTACATATCTAAAATATTCAAAGAAATTACAGGGGATACACTCATTAACTATCTCATTAATCTACGCATAGAAAAAGCTAAGCAGATACTTGAAGAAGGTCATTTTACCATTCAAGAGGTATCACAAAAAGTGGGTTATGAAGATCCCTATTACTTTAGTAAATTATTTAAAAAGAAATACGGTTGTTCACCATCCGAATATAAGGCTCAGAAAGAGGTTATTTAAATAAACTAAGACTATCTCAAACCTATTCAATTTGAGATAGTCCCTTTTCTTACATATATGCCTTAATCTCGTTATAAGTTAAAACCTTTGCCTCTTGTTGGATAGCTGTTAAATAAGCTTCTATTGTATCCAAGCATGTAAAGCAAGGAATGCCGAATGAGTTGGCCGTTTCTCTAAGCTTAAAACCACTTCGTTCAGGCTGTCTACCCGCAGTTGGAAGATTAAATAACATCTGCACTTTGCCCTCCTGGAGCATATGTTGCAAAGCTTCTACTTCATCCTTTTCCACTTTAAGAGCAGGATAACCCTTCTGATTGATGAATTCATAAGTTCCCTCAGTAGCCAAGAGATTAAATCCACTAACGATTAGTTTTTCAATGAGAGGTAGACATTCTTCATATCGGTTTTTTGTCAGTGAAATGAGAACATTACCCTCTTTAATAATGGGGTAACCAGCCCCAATAAATGCCTTTAATAATGCCTTTTCATAGTTGCTATCAACACCGAGA contains:
- the mnmA gene encoding tRNA 2-thiouridine(34) synthase MnmA, with product MKKQPKDTKIIMGMSGGVDSSVAALLLKEQGYNVIGVFMKNWDEKDENGVCTATEDYDDVRKVCDQIGIPYYTVNFEKEYWDRVFTYFLDEYKKGRTPNPDVLCNKEVKFKAFLDFALKLKADYIAMGHYARVGEENGEFKLLRGEDNNKDQTYFLCALNQKQLAKAMFPIGHLTKAEVREIAISHKLHTAKKKDSTGICFIGERNFNEFLKKYLPAQNGDIKTYEGEILGEHYGLMHYTIGQRKGLGIGGIGSGEPWFVSEKDLENNTLYVVQGSNHPKLFSKGLIATDVNWISGKNIEKPLKCTAKFRYRQLDQDVRVEPLEGNQVKVIFHKSQKAITEGQFVVFYEGELCLGGGIIDEVIQ
- a CDS encoding MerR family transcriptional regulator; translation: MFSIGVFSSINKITTKTLRHYDEIGLLKPEYVDDFTGYRYYSSNQLPRLYKIRTLKQMGLSLCEIKEVIDNPISINMYLKLKEQEIQTNIDLEKTKLLQIQNYIKGMKGELDMPYNAIIKELPEVIVASMRRVVPDHGAYFTIYPEMGEYMHEQKVTCAVPEYCFTIYHDGEYKDKDIDIEICEAVTDYAQDSEDVKFKKMDRVPTAVCTLHKGPYTTFNLAYGFIFKWIEDNGYKAIGMPRESYIDGVWNKEDQNEWLTEIQVPVSKI
- a CDS encoding ABC transporter permease; translated protein: MKSLSILFYIELKLAIREFSAIFFGIIFPVGIVLLMGAIYGDQVAYEGASYTMMQQSFGAFVAVGICATGLMGIPLSLSDYRHNKILKRFKVTPISPAQLLIAQVAVNFLTAIVSGISVFLVSSTIFGYTMTGTLSHFILAYFLVTLSIYALGMLIASVAPNIKIANFLCTLFYFPMLFLSGATIPFEIMPKSLQLAAHIFPLTHGIKLLKGVSLNQSIKAFSTEMVILVLIALVGTVISLKYFKWE
- a CDS encoding ABC transporter ATP-binding protein, whose protein sequence is MNEYVNEAEIVLKVEGLSKTYKDITAVNNLSLQVHQGEIFGLLGHNGAGKSTTIECILGTKNVDGGCISLLGLNPRQQRKKLFENVGVQFQESSYQSKIRVDEICKITESLYKKTLDWKKLLRDFSLDHKHKSLVSQLSGGERQKLSVLLAFLHQPQIVFLDELTTGLDPKARRDMWKYIELLRDEGVTIFLTSHYMDEVEYLCDRICILKKGSVVAFDTPQNILLKSEKETLEDAYLYYTEMEVM
- a CDS encoding iron-containing alcohol dehydrogenase; the encoded protein is MTWTLKKAMYRGYHKIAKRIIAKQEFPIPELLTGAGCLKNLPELVKEYGVHKLLIVTDKVLVSLGLLDELIEGLKEAEIDFIIYDGVLPNPTIENVECAKEMFESNHCEGFIGFGGGSPMDCCKLAAARVANPNKTIRDMSGYFKVKIPLAPLFAVPTTSGTGSETTVAALATDTLTHEKLIVGDLKLVPKVAVLDPELTLGLPSHITAATGMDALTHAVEAYIGIHGTEFTDEHAEKATQIIYNYLERAYVNGEDIEAREQMALAAYHGGLAFTRASVGYVHAIAHNLGGMYGVPHGLANAVVLPYVLEYYGETIEEKLAKLAIVGGIGKQGESHQALATKFIDQVKVMNKEMQIPTKIKDLKADDIDIIAERALKEGNPTYPVPKIMSKEDCIAVLRKLLR
- a CDS encoding MATE family efflux transporter — encoded protein: MNEDKNKILGEGNVSTSILKLAIPTIIGLLITAIYNFVDTIFVSWAGTDALSAATVGFPIIMLLGGLGSIYGLGGSTYVSRLLGQGDVKRASRAVSTSIITSIITAVGVTLLGLLLLNPLVRLFGATNDSVLLLSRQYVGILIMGSVFTMINITMNNLLRAEGSATFSMVGLSVGAILNIILDPLFIFVFNLGVAGAAIATVLSQIVSTAILISFYIRKKSSLKLSFKYFSPDKVMYAEIYKIGIVSFLVQMLTSVAMGLLNNQAALYGNSEALAAMGIVSRVFMMGFYIMFGYSQGFLPIAGYSYGAKNYDRLLDAIKAASLWITGFCLFLTIIFQFFTEPIVLLFKASESVTKIAVTGLHYYAIFLPVLGIFMVATALYQALGHAGKAAIVSISRQGLFLIPLLFILPQYLGLTGVLIAQPVADGLSIMIALVLFYFSIKEIKNEKLNNIHLEDDILDAESAVHEQ
- a CDS encoding ABC transporter ATP-binding protein encodes the protein MARNTFNVDEKLESQFNFQHLKRIGGYLTPYKKTLLITVGIMLIASLSNILVPLLMKVTIDDIIPKGNLKQLFIMVAFFILAILVSGICLHLRIKIMSRMGQEIIATIRKDQFIHLQKLPFTYYDSRPHGKILVRVVNYVNALSDLLSNGLINVITDLFSLVLIIGFMFAMNVQLTLICLLVLPVMSGLILWLKNAQRKSWQTLSNKQSNMNAYIHESISGMKVTQSFAREEVNLGIFRELMTNYKNSWMNNRKIAFLIWPIVDNSAMIARCLVIGIGILMIGEGITAGVLVAFIGYVGRFWGPIINISNFYNQLISAMAYLERIFETLDEEPDVKDADNAYEMPSLNGEVTFQHVTFGYEEGQKILDGVSFHIKQGETVALVGPTGAGKTTVINLISRFYNVNDGSIVIDGHDISQVTLQSLRKQMGIMLQDSFIFSGTIMDNIRYGKLEASDEEVITASKAVKAHDFIMEMEEGYETQVNERGSRLSVGQRQLISFARALLADPRILILDEATSSIDTQTEKAVQEGLEKLLKGRTSFVIAHRLSTIRNADKIMVINHGRIEEEGNHEELIKRKGHYYNLYTTQNRFLA
- a CDS encoding ABC transporter ATP-binding protein codes for the protein MKEALRYLWSFVKHYKWQLLLALSLTVIVAVLTMINPYLIGVVIDHVIYDGHRDILPVIITVMIGVTLVVAVLRYVFLMNFESISQKVVFNIREDLYRKIQKLDFEFFNNNKTGDIMSRMTSDIEAIRHFVAWVVYQIFLNLLSFIFAIMMMMHVNFKITVIMLCLTPVIAFFAVKLSRSVRPTFIAIRNQFSKLNSVVQENISGNKVVKAFAKESYEIEKFERENRAFRDRNLESAAVWGKYVPILDSLAVMMTVVMLLAGGIMCINQQMSIGDLVIINGYLWAINGPLRMCGWLINDTQRFIASYHKLSNIIKTVPKIQNKQEESEKNLKGTVTFNHVSFKYDDDLILKDINFTAHVGQTVAILGPTGSGKSTLVNLICRFYDCDDGMVLIDGRNVRDINVKELRSNIAVAMQDIFLFSDTIEGNIAFGNPEASMKDVQWAAGLAGVEEFISKFPQRYDTIVGERGVGLSGGQKQRIALARALLRNPSILILDDTTSAVDMETEFKIYTNLREISKKKTTFIIAHRISSVKDADLILVMDRGKVVEKGTHKELIQNKGHYYHVFINQLGDFDHELVKEVG
- a CDS encoding AraC family transcriptional regulator, with the translated sequence MYSLGIIPNDFNPQIMFSFKCKLNHSSKLAQVHQHEFLTINYITSGTCDYIINDKSYLAKKGDIIILNPFTSHYKEITSTEDVSIFHFGLNDIEIKGVEKNRLQTSCPVLSIKKYKQELYNCYHEIMTVQEKKDIGWELLNKALILKFLIIILKELSPINSEKIEHYFNFETYDKHTVVETIITYINENYMKKVSIEQFSQSTYLSSNYISKIFKEITGDTLINYLINLRIEKAKQILEEGHFTIQEVSQKVGYEDPYYFSKLFKKKYGCSPSEYKAQKEVI